A single region of the Marinobacter salinus genome encodes:
- a CDS encoding TonB-dependent receptor plug domain-containing protein, translating to MPAFAQPSDPALSPEFLAFNGEMSELPEVLTTTRLRQSKLKVPGTTTIITGDMIRDLGVMNLVEVFRLVPGMVVGERGSNNQVTTYHGTSQYEQRRLQVQIDGRTAYRVSLADVDWIAMPVALENIERIEVSRGPNSAAYGINAFLGSINIITRSPQDTAGSELYSSVGSRGHLRTFASAGDTGRDGSWRLSYEKRKSNGFDEQIESNERIPFHDGYDVNNFNFDSIITLDGQHSLDLRAGVLDGVNEEDKDKSGKLGALTNPDIVMDDYYLQARFNGATSDRHFYYVQASYQNQKRRQRWSIAIPADEFVTLLPPGAPAFPTDQGPFVADLNEDSEESRLEFELQDTIILNPELQFVSGMGYRKDTYRSETFFNGSGHNYQARLFANAEYSPLNWLTFNAGGNWERTTTTGEIYFSPRVASNFIINNNHAIRFVFSRAVRTPDAFEQNPDWSYRPANIQPPFEALEGTRFLVEDLVDPQTSTFGEELEEEWITSREISYFGQFHLDTALMSVEVRYFNDYLRDMISGVINEEDWYIDNNVALEQEGVELETSLEFPGTKLRATYAYLDQEGRYTGEPGALPPRTEERAVDLLSRLSARHSGSFAWIQDLPLELTSSVSFYLAQEVRDTRFKRADFRLARRVDRSNYSYVLAFNVQHYIDQEAWISPDNIIKNSNQYFVEAGIRF from the coding sequence ATGCCTGCATTTGCCCAGCCTTCCGACCCGGCTTTATCACCTGAGTTCCTGGCCTTTAACGGCGAAATGTCTGAACTGCCCGAGGTGTTGACGACAACCCGGCTCAGGCAATCCAAACTGAAAGTGCCTGGCACGACAACAATCATTACCGGGGACATGATTCGCGACCTGGGTGTCATGAATCTGGTCGAAGTATTCCGGCTTGTGCCGGGCATGGTCGTCGGTGAACGGGGCAGCAATAACCAGGTAACGACCTATCACGGCACCTCACAGTACGAGCAGCGGCGACTGCAGGTTCAGATTGATGGCCGCACAGCCTACCGCGTCAGTCTGGCAGACGTAGACTGGATCGCCATGCCTGTGGCACTCGAGAACATCGAACGTATCGAGGTAAGCCGCGGCCCCAACTCGGCGGCTTACGGCATCAATGCCTTCCTCGGCAGCATCAACATTATTACCCGCTCACCACAAGATACCGCAGGCTCTGAATTGTATAGTTCTGTGGGTTCTCGGGGGCACCTGAGGACCTTTGCCTCGGCCGGAGATACTGGTCGCGATGGAAGTTGGCGCCTTTCTTATGAAAAGCGAAAGTCAAACGGCTTTGATGAGCAAATAGAAAGCAACGAAAGAATTCCCTTTCACGATGGGTACGATGTCAATAACTTCAACTTCGATAGCATCATCACATTAGACGGCCAGCACTCACTGGATCTCAGAGCGGGAGTGCTGGATGGCGTCAATGAAGAGGATAAAGACAAGTCCGGAAAACTCGGCGCCCTCACCAACCCCGACATCGTAATGGATGATTATTATCTGCAGGCACGTTTCAATGGCGCTACCTCAGATCGGCACTTCTACTATGTGCAGGCCAGCTATCAGAATCAGAAACGCAGGCAGAGATGGTCAATTGCCATTCCGGCAGATGAGTTCGTAACACTTTTGCCGCCCGGTGCACCTGCATTCCCGACCGATCAAGGTCCTTTTGTCGCCGACCTCAATGAAGACTCAGAGGAATCACGACTCGAGTTCGAGCTTCAGGACACGATTATCCTGAACCCGGAGCTGCAGTTCGTTTCAGGTATGGGCTACAGAAAAGACACCTATCGGTCTGAAACGTTCTTCAACGGTTCCGGGCACAATTATCAGGCTCGACTATTCGCCAACGCAGAATACTCTCCGCTGAACTGGCTGACATTCAACGCTGGTGGTAACTGGGAAAGAACAACCACAACCGGGGAAATTTACTTTTCACCCCGAGTTGCCTCCAATTTCATCATCAATAATAACCACGCCATCCGATTTGTGTTTTCACGCGCAGTGCGCACACCGGATGCTTTCGAACAAAATCCGGACTGGTCATACCGTCCAGCCAACATTCAACCCCCTTTCGAGGCGCTCGAAGGAACACGTTTTCTGGTTGAGGACCTGGTTGATCCGCAAACAAGCACATTCGGTGAGGAACTAGAGGAAGAGTGGATCACCTCCCGTGAAATCAGCTATTTTGGGCAGTTTCACCTGGACACTGCCCTGATGAGCGTGGAAGTTCGCTATTTCAACGACTACCTTCGTGACATGATCAGTGGTGTGATCAACGAAGAGGACTGGTACATCGACAACAACGTGGCCCTGGAGCAGGAAGGGGTAGAGCTGGAGACTTCTCTCGAATTCCCCGGAACCAAGCTGCGCGCAACCTACGCCTATCTGGATCAGGAAGGCCGGTATACGGGTGAGCCTGGCGCATTACCACCAAGAACAGAAGAGCGTGCCGTTGACCTTCTGAGCCGCCTGTCTGCTCGCCATTCAGGCAGTTTTGCGTGGATTCAGGACCTGCCACTTGAACTCACTTCGTCGGTCTCCTTCTACCTCGCCCAAGAGGTCAGGGATACCCGTTTCAAGCGCGCTGATTTCCGCCTTGCACGTCGGGTGGACCGGTCGAATTACAGTTATGTTCTGGCGTTTAACGTTCAGCACTACATTGATCAGGAAGCCTGGATAAGCCCAGACAATATTATTAAAAACAGCAACCAGTATTTTGTTGAGGCCGGTATACGCTTCTAA
- a CDS encoding molecular chaperone DnaJ — MNCWEILGIEPTGDHERIQRAYEQQLKFASGEDANRLDQAFREATGQMPASPKGGPESEIPDEAPAAVDEPISGASNQPLDGNEGQVVREVVIQIKALLNDSSHSKDAGIWKAILCEPPADQSRLRAEIGRQLEPQIRPMAENGSFPESVTHFLGHWFGWSSLQAMPEEADERIYRESEVPEVGENEPPQMVNFWPAVIGWIIGLVILASFFGGMGGG; from the coding sequence ATGAATTGCTGGGAAATCCTCGGAATTGAACCCACTGGTGACCATGAACGAATTCAGCGGGCCTATGAACAGCAGTTGAAATTCGCATCGGGAGAAGACGCAAATCGTCTTGATCAGGCGTTCAGGGAAGCCACAGGGCAGATGCCGGCCTCCCCGAAAGGTGGGCCTGAATCTGAAATTCCGGATGAAGCCCCCGCTGCCGTTGACGAACCCATCTCTGGGGCGAGTAATCAGCCACTGGACGGAAATGAGGGGCAAGTTGTCCGTGAAGTGGTCATCCAGATCAAGGCCTTGTTGAACGATTCCTCGCACAGCAAGGATGCCGGGATCTGGAAGGCCATTCTGTGTGAGCCGCCGGCTGATCAGTCGCGGCTGCGTGCTGAGATTGGTCGACAGCTGGAGCCGCAGATTCGCCCAATGGCGGAGAATGGAAGTTTTCCCGAATCCGTCACTCATTTTCTTGGCCACTGGTTTGGCTGGTCTAGCCTGCAGGCAATGCCGGAAGAAGCTGATGAGCGAATCTATCGTGAATCGGAAGTGCCAGAGGTGGGTGAGAACGAGCCCCCCCAGATGGTCAACTTCTGGCCAGCGGTCATTGGCTGGATTATCGGGTTGGTCATTCTTGCCAGTTTTTTCGGGGGAATGGGTGGAGGATAA
- a CDS encoding gamma-glutamyltransferase family protein: protein MLKTVYSAKGMFVAPHHQAALAGRDVLKDGGNAVEAMVAAAASIATVYPHMNSIGGDGFWLIHEPGKAPIAIDACGRAAKAATTGFYKGHQQIPSRGPMAALTTAGTIEGWQQALNVAANWGKPLPLSRLLAPAIDQATSGIIVTESQARLTAEKAHQMSDAPGFFDTFAPGGKSPLPGSLMKQSTLAATLEQLARAGLDDFYRGELGKAIGDELSKIGSPLTREDMADYHAMQVAPLQTKLRGARIFNLPPPTQGLASLMILGIFDQLGVSEAEGFDYIHGLVESTKQAFRVRDRLVTDPDRLPEQPNDYLTAEKLATLAANVDPKIALPWPDPAKPGDTIWMGCIDSEGRAVSFIQSIFWEFGSGVVLKETGVNWQNRGISFSLDPAALQALEPGRKPFHTLNPALAHFDDGRIMSYGTMGGEGQPQTQAMVFSRYGMFDQPLQQAVTAPRWLLGRTWGDTTTTLKFESRFDPVLLDRLKSAGHDVELLNEAFSDTMGHAGALVRKPDGVIEGAADPRSDGCVATL from the coding sequence ATGCTTAAAACGGTCTATTCAGCAAAAGGGATGTTCGTTGCACCCCATCATCAGGCGGCCCTGGCAGGCCGGGATGTCCTAAAAGACGGCGGTAACGCGGTCGAGGCCATGGTGGCGGCGGCGGCGTCTATCGCCACCGTCTACCCGCATATGAACTCAATTGGCGGTGATGGGTTCTGGCTTATCCATGAGCCCGGCAAGGCGCCGATCGCCATCGACGCGTGCGGTCGTGCGGCCAAGGCCGCAACCACAGGTTTCTATAAGGGCCATCAGCAGATCCCTTCCCGTGGCCCTATGGCAGCTCTGACCACCGCAGGAACCATCGAGGGGTGGCAACAGGCCCTGAATGTTGCAGCGAACTGGGGAAAGCCATTACCTTTGAGCCGGTTGTTGGCCCCGGCAATCGATCAGGCAACGTCCGGCATTATCGTAACAGAGAGCCAGGCCAGACTGACGGCTGAGAAAGCACATCAGATGAGCGATGCGCCAGGGTTTTTTGATACCTTTGCGCCCGGTGGCAAATCCCCCCTGCCCGGCAGCCTGATGAAACAGTCGACACTGGCCGCAACGCTGGAACAACTTGCCCGGGCCGGACTGGATGATTTTTACCGGGGAGAATTGGGCAAAGCCATCGGGGACGAGCTGTCAAAAATCGGCAGCCCCTTAACCCGAGAGGATATGGCCGACTATCACGCGATGCAGGTTGCCCCTCTACAAACCAAATTGCGGGGCGCCCGAATCTTTAACTTGCCGCCGCCCACCCAGGGGCTGGCATCGCTCATGATTCTGGGTATTTTCGACCAGTTGGGTGTCTCCGAGGCTGAAGGCTTCGATTATATTCATGGCCTGGTGGAATCAACCAAACAGGCTTTCAGGGTCAGAGATCGCCTTGTTACCGATCCTGACCGGCTACCGGAACAGCCAAACGATTACCTGACAGCGGAAAAACTCGCAACGTTGGCGGCCAATGTTGACCCAAAAATCGCGTTGCCGTGGCCGGACCCCGCCAAGCCGGGCGATACGATCTGGATGGGCTGTATCGATTCCGAAGGCAGAGCCGTCAGTTTCATTCAAAGCATCTTCTGGGAGTTTGGCTCCGGGGTTGTTCTTAAAGAAACCGGGGTCAACTGGCAGAACCGCGGCATAAGTTTTTCACTGGATCCGGCAGCACTTCAGGCACTTGAGCCCGGCCGTAAGCCATTCCATACGCTGAATCCGGCCCTTGCCCATTTCGATGACGGCCGGATAATGAGCTATGGGACCATGGGCGGTGAAGGCCAACCCCAAACCCAGGCGATGGTATTCAGCCGCTATGGCATGTTCGACCAACCCCTCCAGCAAGCCGTGACAGCGCCTCGATGGTTGCTCGGCAGGACTTGGGGTGACACCACCACCACCCTCAAGTTTGAAAGCCGGTTCGACCCGGTTTTGCTTGACCGACTGAAGTCGGCCGGACACGACGTTGAGCTTTTGAACGAGGCTTTCAGCGATACCATGGGGCACGCCGGAGCCTTGGTGCGAAAGCCAGATGGCGTGATTGAGGGTGCGGCTGATCCCCGTAGCGACGGCTGCGTGGCCACACTGTAG
- a CDS encoding TRAP transporter substrate-binding protein: protein MTINRRKFLGAALASTTAGIALGAPAIATAAASKETFNLKMTNAYPPGSPFYVQGPGSPMDFCKKVGEMSGGRLNISHFAAGELIPALEGFNAVAQGTVEMNAANAYFWAGKIPAAQFFTTVPFGLNTQGMMAWLYQGGGLKLWHELYEPYGLVAFPMGNTGVQMTGWFREPIETLKDLEGLKMRIPGLAGKVYSELGVTVRLLPGGEIFPALERGVIDAAEFVGPYQDRRLGLHKAAKNYYTTGWHEPTNVTELLINKKVWDSMPKDLQMIIQLAAQASVLESLSWSEANNSDALKDLVENEGVIAKPLPAPIVSRLKEVTADTLLTMANADAQMKTVYDSYMAFKDKHASWAALSEKPLLNM, encoded by the coding sequence ATGACGATTAACAGACGGAAATTCCTCGGCGCAGCGTTAGCATCTACAACCGCAGGTATTGCTCTTGGGGCGCCGGCGATTGCCACCGCCGCAGCCTCGAAAGAAACGTTCAACCTCAAAATGACAAATGCCTATCCTCCAGGCTCACCTTTCTACGTTCAGGGACCAGGAAGCCCGATGGACTTCTGTAAAAAGGTCGGCGAAATGTCTGGTGGCAGACTTAACATTTCTCATTTTGCCGCAGGAGAGCTGATACCTGCACTCGAAGGTTTCAACGCCGTGGCACAGGGCACCGTCGAGATGAACGCGGCGAACGCCTATTTTTGGGCAGGAAAAATCCCCGCAGCGCAGTTTTTCACCACCGTACCCTTCGGACTGAACACCCAGGGCATGATGGCGTGGCTCTACCAGGGCGGCGGGTTGAAGTTGTGGCACGAACTCTATGAACCCTATGGACTGGTTGCGTTTCCAATGGGCAACACCGGCGTACAAATGACGGGCTGGTTCAGGGAGCCGATTGAGACCCTTAAAGACCTTGAAGGTCTGAAAATGCGGATTCCGGGACTGGCTGGCAAGGTATACAGCGAACTCGGTGTCACTGTTCGACTGCTGCCGGGCGGAGAGATATTTCCTGCCCTGGAACGTGGTGTCATTGATGCAGCGGAGTTCGTAGGCCCCTACCAGGATCGCCGTCTTGGCCTCCACAAAGCAGCGAAAAACTATTACACCACCGGATGGCACGAGCCCACCAATGTCACCGAACTGCTCATTAACAAGAAAGTCTGGGACAGCATGCCCAAGGACCTTCAGATGATTATTCAGCTGGCAGCACAGGCGTCAGTTCTTGAGAGTCTGTCCTGGTCGGAGGCAAACAACTCGGATGCCCTCAAGGACCTGGTTGAAAATGAAGGGGTTATTGCGAAACCGCTGCCTGCACCGATTGTGAGCCGATTGAAAGAAGTCACAGCCGATACGCTGCTCACGATGGCCAATGCCGATGCTCAGATGAAGACTGTTTATGACTCCTACATGGCGTTTAAGGATAAGCATGCTTCCTGGGCAGCCCTGAGCGAAAAACCTCTGCTCAACATGTAA
- a CDS encoding TRAP transporter small permease subunit, with the protein MRMTIRSLEWLVEQLGGLARFCVLALVLLVATNVILRYLFSIGPVSLQELEWHLVSPIALLGLAYSMKHRADVRIDVLYERFSMRAQALVDLVASLLTVAVGGIIAWLALDYVAQSYQLNEGSPDPGGLTMRYLLKAFIPFGFFLLVTQGVSDTLRAVVQFSDPENPMELPASLSSEASA; encoded by the coding sequence ATGAGAATGACAATCAGAAGTCTCGAATGGTTGGTCGAGCAGCTGGGTGGGCTGGCACGCTTTTGCGTGCTGGCCCTGGTGCTGCTTGTGGCAACCAACGTCATCCTGAGGTACCTCTTTTCCATTGGCCCGGTATCACTGCAGGAACTGGAATGGCACCTGGTCTCCCCCATCGCGCTTCTTGGCCTGGCCTATTCCATGAAGCACCGGGCAGACGTTCGCATTGACGTTCTGTACGAGCGTTTCAGTATGCGGGCACAGGCCCTGGTCGATCTTGTCGCTTCTCTGCTAACGGTGGCGGTTGGCGGCATTATTGCCTGGCTGGCACTGGACTATGTTGCTCAATCCTATCAATTGAATGAAGGGTCACCCGATCCTGGTGGTCTGACTATGCGCTACTTGCTAAAAGCCTTTATTCCCTTTGGTTTCTTCTTACTCGTGACACAGGGTGTCTCGGATACCCTGAGAGCCGTGGTCCAGTTCTCGGACCCCGAGAACCCGATGGAATTACCGGCCTCTCTCTCTTCCGAGGCTTCAGCATGA
- a CDS encoding Lrp/AsnC family transcriptional regulator, translating into MNKLDTELLNLLIKDGRASFADIARQLDISRTHARARVQDMVESGLIEQFTAVINPEKLGKTISSFIDLKVAPRAIEVIAEDLASKPEVVSLYIMTDLQSLHIHTLVDSHETFHKFVSEYLFSNPDILSVHSSSLLKRVKHRRGGARL; encoded by the coding sequence ATGAATAAACTTGATACTGAGTTGCTAAATCTACTGATTAAAGATGGTCGTGCTTCTTTTGCGGATATAGCGCGACAGCTCGATATTTCCCGGACCCACGCCCGGGCTCGGGTTCAGGATATGGTTGAATCGGGCCTGATCGAACAGTTTACTGCTGTAATCAATCCGGAAAAGCTTGGCAAAACCATTTCGAGCTTTATAGATCTGAAAGTTGCACCTCGCGCGATCGAGGTAATTGCCGAAGATCTCGCATCCAAACCGGAGGTGGTCAGCCTCTACATCATGACAGACCTGCAGAGTCTGCATATCCACACCCTGGTGGACAGTCACGAAACGTTTCACAAATTTGTGTCTGAATACCTGTTTTCCAATCCCGATATATTATCGGTGCATTCGAGCTCACTGTTGAAGCGCGTCAAACACAGGCGGGGCGGAGCACGCCTCTGA
- a CDS encoding TRAP transporter large permease, which translates to MSGNEWLIIGMIAGFLGLMIIGIPVAISLAVSGFIAGYLGFGSSLFNLMPARLFGVVTNYTLLAIPLFVFMGVMLEKSKVAENMLETIGKAMGGLNGGMGLAIILVGVLMGASTGIVGATVVTVGLLTLPALMRRGYSPSVSCGTICASGTLGQIIPPSLVLILLSDIVGESVGALFAAAFIPGLILAGIYILYLLLLGVFKKELVPAIPAEERAETSKKQLVKDLIAHVMPPLILVFAVLGSIVGGVAAPTEAASMGALGALMIAILSRRFSPALLKETLHGTLVISAMVFFILLCAQPFSLSFRGLGGEQMVHALFEMLPGGEFGAILFLMALLFILGFFLEWIEISYIALPMFLPVFMNYGTDMVWLAIMVAMNLQMSFLTPPFGWALFFLKGVAPKGITTRDIYVGALPFVALQLAALVVLFQFPALVTWLPEAIGW; encoded by the coding sequence ATGAGCGGAAACGAGTGGCTCATCATTGGTATGATCGCAGGGTTTCTCGGCCTGATGATCATTGGTATACCGGTGGCTATATCGCTCGCGGTCTCCGGCTTTATTGCCGGCTACCTGGGATTTGGTTCGTCGCTGTTCAACCTCATGCCCGCACGACTCTTCGGCGTGGTGACCAATTACACGCTGCTGGCAATACCCTTGTTCGTATTCATGGGTGTCATGCTGGAAAAATCGAAAGTCGCTGAAAATATGCTGGAGACCATCGGCAAGGCGATGGGCGGTTTAAACGGTGGCATGGGCCTTGCGATTATTCTGGTGGGCGTTCTGATGGGTGCGTCAACCGGTATCGTTGGCGCAACGGTGGTCACCGTGGGGCTTCTGACCCTCCCTGCCCTGATGCGTCGGGGGTATTCGCCCAGCGTGTCGTGTGGGACCATCTGCGCCTCCGGGACACTGGGTCAGATCATTCCCCCCAGCCTGGTTCTGATCCTGCTATCTGACATCGTCGGAGAATCCGTTGGCGCACTGTTCGCGGCCGCTTTTATACCGGGGCTGATTCTGGCCGGAATCTATATCTTGTACCTGCTGCTACTGGGTGTTTTCAAAAAGGAACTGGTTCCTGCCATTCCCGCAGAAGAGCGAGCGGAGACAAGTAAAAAGCAGCTCGTAAAAGACCTGATTGCCCACGTAATGCCGCCGTTGATTCTGGTCTTTGCCGTTCTTGGTTCCATTGTGGGTGGCGTTGCTGCTCCGACGGAAGCAGCCTCAATGGGGGCTTTGGGCGCACTGATGATCGCCATCCTGTCCAGGCGGTTCAGCCCGGCTCTGCTCAAGGAAACCTTGCATGGCACGCTGGTAATCTCTGCCATGGTGTTTTTCATCCTGCTATGCGCTCAACCCTTCTCTCTGTCCTTCCGGGGTCTCGGTGGTGAACAGATGGTTCATGCGCTGTTCGAAATGCTACCGGGCGGTGAATTCGGAGCAATCCTGTTCCTTATGGCCCTGTTGTTTATTCTCGGTTTTTTCCTGGAATGGATTGAAATATCGTACATTGCCTTGCCAATGTTCCTGCCGGTATTTATGAACTACGGGACCGACATGGTCTGGCTCGCTATTATGGTTGCCATGAACCTGCAGATGTCATTCCTTACGCCACCCTTTGGCTGGGCGTTGTTTTTCCTGAAGGGGGTCGCCCCTAAGGGCATCACAACACGGGACATTTATGTTGGCGCTTTGCCCTTTGTGGCGTTGCAACTTGCAGCACTCGTAGTACTCTTCCAATTCCCGGCACTGGTCACGTGGCTCCCGGAAGCCATTGGCTGGTAG
- a CDS encoding flavin-containing monooxygenase, which translates to MHQNKTSDSPSILIIGTGFGGLGMAIQLKKAGFHNLTLLEKADRVGGTWRDNTYPGAACDVQSHFYSYSFEPKHDWSRKFGLQKEILGYMEHCVCKYGLSDHIRFNAEVQEATFDEARNQWAVTLANGEELKASVLITATGQLNQPAWPEIEGMERFAGKMFHSARWDHDYDLTNKRVAVIGTGASAIQFVPEIARQVKSLALFQRSAAWVLAKPDRPFRAWEQTLFKTVPGWDRLYRCLIYWKNESRALAFTKFKGLLELFAREAKKEARKHVTDPGKLKHIIPDYQIGCKRILISNDWYPAINQPHVNLVTAPIDRINEDGVVTRDGRHYPVDAIIFGTGFRASEFLSPMTVRGRSGVSLNQAWKDGASAFKGITVSGFPNLFILYGPNTNLAHNSIVYMLESQFRYVLSALNALKENPGSAMDVRKDRQERFSSEVQSSLTGSVWDAGCTSWYLDSNGKNTINWPGFTFMYRFATRSVNTADYRFYQNGKPGQPQTTD; encoded by the coding sequence ATGCACCAGAATAAAACGTCTGACTCTCCGTCCATTCTGATTATCGGTACCGGTTTTGGTGGCCTCGGTATGGCTATCCAGCTCAAAAAAGCCGGCTTTCACAACCTGACGTTGCTTGAAAAAGCGGATCGCGTCGGTGGCACCTGGCGGGATAACACCTACCCCGGAGCCGCCTGCGACGTTCAGTCCCACTTTTACTCCTATTCCTTTGAGCCCAAGCATGATTGGTCCCGCAAGTTTGGGCTCCAGAAGGAAATCCTTGGTTACATGGAACACTGTGTTTGCAAGTACGGCCTCTCGGATCACATACGGTTCAACGCAGAGGTGCAGGAAGCAACGTTTGATGAAGCCCGGAATCAATGGGCGGTCACTCTGGCAAATGGTGAAGAGCTAAAAGCCAGCGTCCTGATAACAGCGACCGGTCAGCTCAATCAACCAGCCTGGCCAGAGATTGAAGGCATGGAGCGTTTTGCCGGCAAGATGTTTCATTCCGCGCGCTGGGATCACGACTACGATCTGACCAACAAACGCGTGGCCGTCATTGGTACCGGTGCCAGCGCCATCCAGTTTGTACCCGAAATTGCCAGGCAGGTTAAATCCCTTGCCCTGTTTCAACGCTCCGCCGCCTGGGTACTTGCCAAACCGGACCGCCCGTTCAGGGCCTGGGAACAAACCCTGTTCAAAACCGTTCCGGGCTGGGACCGTTTGTACCGCTGTCTCATTTACTGGAAAAACGAAAGCCGCGCGCTGGCCTTTACCAAATTCAAAGGGCTACTGGAATTATTCGCCCGCGAGGCAAAAAAAGAGGCCCGGAAACACGTTACCGATCCGGGGAAACTGAAACACATCATTCCCGACTATCAGATCGGCTGTAAACGCATCCTGATTTCCAACGACTGGTATCCGGCAATCAATCAGCCGCACGTTAACCTGGTCACGGCTCCGATTGATCGCATCAATGAAGACGGCGTGGTCACCCGGGACGGGAGGCATTACCCGGTAGACGCCATTATATTCGGTACCGGATTCAGAGCTTCGGAATTCCTCTCCCCGATGACGGTCCGTGGCCGTTCGGGAGTTTCCCTGAATCAGGCCTGGAAGGATGGCGCATCCGCCTTCAAGGGAATCACTGTCAGCGGCTTTCCGAATCTGTTCATACTGTATGGCCCCAATACCAACCTCGCTCACAACTCCATTGTGTACATGCTGGAGTCACAATTCCGCTATGTGCTCAGCGCCCTTAATGCACTGAAGGAAAACCCGGGCTCGGCCATGGATGTGCGGAAGGACCGCCAGGAACGTTTTTCCTCGGAGGTCCAAAGCAGTCTCACCGGCAGTGTCTGGGATGCCGGCTGCACCTCCTGGTATCTGGATTCCAATGGCAAGAATACGATCAACTGGCCCGGGTTTACGTTTATGTACCGCTTCGCAACGCGAAGCGTCAATACTGCCGACTACCGGTTTTACCAAAATGGAAAACCCGGTCAGCCACAGACAACGGATTAA
- a CDS encoding sulfite exporter TauE/SafE family protein, translated as MDFFADYSATWLAGLALSLMVTGIIAGLMAGLLGVGGGIVIVPVLYHLFTFLGIDEAVRMHVAVGTSLATIIPTSIISSRSHFKRGSLDPHILKKLVPGVIIGVGIGAIASGVLDGQVLTAVFAVIALLVALNMAFKKDGFSVSDGLPGPMGSGLLGTFIGGTSTLMGIGGGTLSVPILSAMRVPMINAVGTGAALGFVISVPGAIAFLINGMGVEARPPLTLGYVNLIGLALIVPATMLMAPIGARVAHAINAKLLKQLFALFLFITSLRMFYGLVS; from the coding sequence ATGGATTTTTTCGCCGATTATTCCGCGACTTGGCTTGCCGGGCTCGCTTTATCTTTAATGGTGACCGGAATCATTGCCGGGCTCATGGCGGGGTTGCTTGGTGTGGGCGGTGGAATTGTGATCGTCCCGGTGCTCTATCACCTGTTCACTTTTCTCGGAATCGATGAAGCGGTGCGGATGCACGTGGCGGTCGGGACCTCCCTGGCTACAATCATCCCGACATCTATCATTTCGTCTCGATCCCATTTCAAGCGGGGTAGCCTCGACCCACACATCCTCAAGAAGCTCGTCCCCGGGGTTATCATCGGTGTCGGGATTGGAGCTATCGCAAGTGGTGTTTTGGATGGTCAGGTGCTGACCGCGGTCTTTGCAGTGATCGCACTTCTTGTGGCTCTCAACATGGCATTCAAAAAGGATGGCTTCAGCGTCAGTGACGGGCTGCCCGGACCAATGGGTTCAGGCTTACTGGGTACTTTCATTGGCGGAACATCGACATTGATGGGAATCGGTGGTGGCACTCTCAGCGTTCCGATCCTCAGCGCCATGCGCGTGCCGATGATCAACGCAGTCGGTACCGGCGCCGCATTGGGCTTTGTTATCAGTGTTCCCGGTGCAATTGCTTTCCTGATCAATGGGATGGGCGTCGAAGCACGGCCTCCGCTGACCCTGGGGTACGTCAACCTGATTGGTCTGGCCCTGATCGTGCCCGCAACCATGCTGATGGCGCCCATCGGCGCACGGGTCGCCCATGCGATTAACGCAAAACTATTGAAACAACTGTTCGCGCTTTTTCTGTTCATCACGTCGCTGCGTATGTTTTATGGCCTTGTCAGCTGA